The Allocatelliglobosispora scoriae genome contains a region encoding:
- a CDS encoding sensor histidine kinase has translation MIRRLTARSRLTLVYTCLVLATGVLLLALTYLMLLRGGLRLPPPTPDGDTGGRLRAEAISDLLTRAAVPLLVVTVLATLTGWLVAGRILRPIRTISGTANRLSAENLSERVPVGRPADELAALAATINGMLDRIQHGVAERDRALSSQRLFVANAAHELRTPLTTMRTAVDVTLDGTPDRAELIAMAADVATAVGTAQRTLDGLLVLARSQAGPLDRMPVDLAEVAAAAVADAADRAATAAVTVRADLLPALVGGEPVLLERMAGNLLENALRYNHAGGHVTVASGTANGEAFLRVVNTGPLVTPDEQRRMLEPFVRGPATGIRGAGLGLSIVLAVVTAHDGVLSSTARTTGGMDIAVHLPQNPAPAPE, from the coding sequence ATGATCCGGCGGCTGACCGCCCGCAGCCGGCTCACCCTCGTCTACACCTGCCTGGTGCTCGCCACCGGGGTTCTGCTCCTGGCACTGACCTACCTGATGCTGTTGCGGGGCGGCCTGCGGCTGCCTCCTCCGACGCCGGACGGCGACACCGGCGGGCGACTGCGCGCGGAGGCGATCTCCGATCTGCTGACCCGGGCCGCGGTGCCGCTGCTGGTGGTGACCGTGCTGGCGACGCTGACCGGTTGGCTCGTGGCCGGGCGGATCCTGCGGCCGATCCGGACGATATCCGGTACGGCGAACCGGCTGTCCGCTGAGAACCTGTCCGAACGCGTACCCGTCGGCCGGCCCGCCGACGAACTCGCCGCGCTGGCCGCCACGATCAACGGCATGCTGGATCGCATCCAGCACGGCGTGGCCGAACGCGATCGGGCGCTGAGCAGCCAGCGCCTGTTCGTCGCCAACGCGGCGCACGAACTGCGTACCCCGCTCACCACCATGCGTACCGCCGTCGACGTCACCCTCGACGGCACACCTGACCGGGCCGAACTCATCGCGATGGCGGCCGACGTCGCCACCGCCGTCGGCACCGCCCAGCGGACCCTCGACGGGCTCCTGGTCCTGGCTCGCAGCCAGGCCGGTCCACTCGACCGGATGCCGGTGGACCTGGCTGAGGTCGCGGCTGCGGCAGTCGCCGATGCCGCCGATCGGGCGGCGACCGCCGCCGTCACCGTGCGGGCCGACCTGCTGCCGGCGCTGGTCGGCGGCGAACCGGTGCTGCTGGAACGGATGGCCGGCAACCTGCTGGAGAACGCGCTGCGCTACAACCACGCCGGCGGACACGTCACCGTGGCCTCCGGCACGGCGAACGGAGAGGCGTTCCTGCGGGTCGTCAACACCGGTCCGCTGGTCACGCCGGACGAGCAGCGACGGATGCTCGAGCCGTTCGTCCGAGGCCCAGCCACCGGCATCCGCGGAGCCGGGCTCGGTCTGTCCATCGTCCTGGCGGTCGTCACCGCGCACGACGGCGTCCTGTCCAGTACCGCCCGGACGACCGGCGGCATGGACATCGCCGTACACCTGCCGCAGAACCCGGCCCCGGCTCCTGAGTGA
- a CDS encoding response regulator transcription factor, which translates to MRVLLVEDEQPLATYIAAGLRKHGCAVDVAYDGQQALDRCDVVPYDVVVLDRDLPVVHGDTVCRLLAQRGAARVLMLTASGAVSDRVHGLALGADDYLGKPFAFAELVARVHALARRSTPAVPPVLHTRDVELDPSRRTAERDGRSLSLTPKEFGVLHRLLAADGAVVSAETLLDKVWDEHADPFTNAVRITVSTLRRKLGVPPLIETVTGVGYRIVP; encoded by the coding sequence ATGCGGGTGCTGCTGGTCGAGGACGAACAGCCGCTGGCCACCTACATCGCGGCCGGCCTGCGCAAGCACGGCTGCGCCGTGGACGTCGCGTACGACGGGCAGCAGGCACTGGACAGGTGCGACGTCGTTCCGTACGACGTGGTGGTCCTGGATCGTGACCTGCCGGTCGTGCACGGCGACACCGTGTGCCGGCTGTTGGCGCAGCGCGGCGCCGCCCGAGTGCTGATGCTCACCGCCTCCGGTGCGGTGTCCGACCGGGTGCACGGGCTGGCCCTGGGCGCCGACGACTACCTGGGCAAGCCGTTCGCCTTCGCCGAACTGGTCGCCCGGGTGCATGCGTTGGCCCGGCGCAGCACACCCGCCGTCCCGCCGGTGCTGCACACGCGGGATGTCGAACTCGATCCGTCCCGGCGTACCGCCGAACGGGACGGCCGGTCGCTGTCGCTGACTCCGAAGGAGTTCGGGGTGCTGCATCGGCTGCTCGCCGCCGACGGTGCCGTGGTGAGTGCGGAGACCCTGCTGGACAAGGTCTGGGACGAGCACGCGGACCCGTTCACCAACGCGGTGCGGATCACCGTCAGCACCCTGCGCCGCAAGCTCGGTGTTCCGCCGCTGATCGAAACCGTGACCGGCGTCGGGTACCGGATCGTGCCATGA
- a CDS encoding serine hydrolase domain-containing protein: protein MDADSLRGIGRRRLVGWGGAAAAGVVAAGVPLASAGIGHAASNAAGAAGHERIPPDARPGGAYDRYVAQLAAQDRFSGVVLLSHRGRTVLSRSYGMADREKGVRNHEGTAFSLSSAGKPFHAVALLQLAQQGRLTLTDTVGAHLTGFADDIATQVTIHHLLSNTSGLNTPDEDVRRVFQNRAEVREFYQQWARQSRLAAPVGTPTAHAGAEVAIPAMIVEAVTGTTYWEYVEENVFRRCGMTGSAFRTRPQWLTDRHIAHPYMMLADGSRVDALRNLDKDSPYVLGKNPGRAFIDAPGDGGFATAPDLVRFAHALGDGTALERPWADVLTAAKVPHGPTSFGAYGIPVRIVNGQWAFGRAGANPGIGAAWTIYPDTGWVGVILSNSDGAPLQEMSRRETQAVTGALPSGPGGGG from the coding sequence ATGGATGCGGATTCGTTGCGTGGGATCGGCCGGAGGCGGCTGGTCGGATGGGGCGGGGCGGCGGCCGCCGGTGTGGTGGCGGCCGGCGTGCCGCTGGCGAGCGCCGGGATCGGCCACGCCGCCTCGAACGCGGCCGGCGCGGCCGGGCATGAGCGGATCCCACCGGACGCCCGGCCCGGCGGGGCCTATGACCGGTACGTGGCGCAGTTGGCCGCCCAGGACAGGTTCTCCGGCGTGGTGCTGTTGTCGCACCGCGGCCGTACGGTGCTGTCGCGCAGCTACGGCATGGCCGACCGGGAGAAGGGCGTCCGCAACCATGAGGGCACCGCGTTCAGCCTCAGCTCGGCGGGCAAGCCGTTCCACGCGGTGGCCCTCCTGCAGTTGGCGCAGCAGGGCAGACTGACGCTGACGGACACGGTGGGCGCGCACCTCACCGGCTTCGCCGACGACATCGCCACCCAGGTGACCATTCACCACCTGCTCTCCAACACCTCCGGGCTGAACACCCCGGACGAGGACGTGCGACGCGTCTTCCAGAATCGGGCGGAGGTGCGCGAGTTCTACCAGCAGTGGGCCCGGCAGTCGCGGCTGGCCGCCCCCGTCGGCACCCCCACCGCTCACGCCGGTGCCGAGGTCGCCATCCCGGCGATGATCGTCGAGGCCGTGACCGGCACTACGTACTGGGAATACGTCGAGGAGAACGTCTTCCGCCGCTGCGGCATGACCGGCTCGGCGTTCCGCACCAGGCCGCAGTGGCTCACGGACAGGCACATCGCGCACCCGTACATGATGCTGGCCGACGGGAGCCGGGTGGACGCACTCCGCAACCTGGACAAGGACAGCCCGTATGTGCTCGGCAAGAACCCGGGCCGCGCCTTCATCGACGCCCCCGGGGACGGCGGATTCGCCACCGCACCGGATCTGGTCCGGTTCGCCCACGCTCTGGGCGACGGGACGGCGCTGGAGCGCCCGTGGGCCGACGTGCTGACCGCCGCCAAGGTCCCGCACGGACCCACGTCGTTCGGCGCCTACGGGATCCCGGTCCGCATCGTCAACGGCCAGTGGGCGTTCGGGCGCGCCGGCGCCAATCCAGGCATCGGCGCCGCCTGGACCATCTACCCGGACACCGGTTGGGTCGGCGTCATCCTCAGCAACAGCGACGGTGCGCCGCTGCAGGAGATGAGCCGGCGGGAGACACAAGCCGTCACCGGCGCTCTGCCCAGCGGACCGGGCGGGGGCGGCTGA
- the ligA gene encoding NAD-dependent DNA ligase LigA produces MHATPAAPVVDPAQAEQFRTEGEYLDAIAQVRAAAAAYFEGTDLVLDDADYDSLIARIAATEAHRPEWQSDDSPTSTVAAGMAVVGDVVHSQPMLSLDNVFDEETLRTWAARLVKQIGHEPAQYTVEPKIDGLAIAATYVDGRLTMVATRGDGRAGEDVTSQARLVAGLPPQLAAPVTVEVRGEVFMTDDDYARANEMRTSHGEQAFANPRSAAAGSLRAQRVYDVPLSFYSYAAHGVPDDHADTHSATMEYVAGLGVATTAQSPAGLTICTGIDEVYDAVTALGAGRGDLGFGVDGVVIKANAAADRDAAGFSSRAPRWGIAYKFPADTRTTTLLGIDVQVGRTGVITPVARLEPVQVGGVVVTSATLHNFADLVLRDVRVGDVVFVRRAGEVIPEITGAKLDQRPADAVAFEPPTVCPRCEGEIDTSQKRWRCVRGRACGAKEALSYYASRDAMDIEGLGDKIIVALIAAGLVTDPADLYDLTVEQLLGLDRMGQISAAKLVSNIEASKAQPLSRVLIGLGLRMTGRSLSRRIARHFHTMEAVQAAGVQDWEQVEGIGPGRAAVVVAEVLEAAPTIAKLVAHGVTMTEPGVRAAAPAGTSADAADDHTGLPLRRADGTAMTVVVTGSVPGLSRNEGNEAVERLGGKSSGSVSKKTDLVVVGEGAGSKADKAAELGVPVMPAETFAALLAAHNAGDSQAAADLLAAALPAK; encoded by the coding sequence ATGCACGCCACCCCCGCCGCTCCCGTCGTCGACCCCGCGCAGGCTGAGCAGTTCCGCACCGAGGGCGAGTACCTCGACGCCATCGCGCAGGTCCGGGCTGCTGCCGCCGCCTACTTCGAGGGCACCGACCTCGTCCTCGACGACGCCGACTACGACTCGTTGATCGCCCGGATCGCCGCCACCGAGGCCCACCGGCCGGAATGGCAGTCGGACGACTCGCCCACCAGCACCGTCGCGGCCGGGATGGCCGTCGTCGGCGACGTCGTGCACAGCCAGCCGATGCTGAGCCTGGACAACGTCTTCGACGAGGAGACCCTGCGGACGTGGGCGGCCCGCCTGGTCAAGCAGATCGGGCACGAGCCGGCCCAGTACACCGTGGAACCGAAGATCGACGGCCTCGCCATCGCCGCCACCTACGTCGACGGCCGCCTGACGATGGTCGCCACCCGCGGCGACGGCCGCGCCGGTGAGGACGTCACCTCCCAGGCGCGCCTGGTCGCGGGCCTGCCGCCGCAGCTCGCCGCGCCGGTCACCGTCGAGGTCCGCGGCGAGGTGTTCATGACCGACGACGACTACGCCCGGGCCAACGAGATGCGGACCTCGCACGGCGAGCAGGCCTTCGCCAACCCGCGGTCGGCCGCCGCCGGATCCCTGCGCGCGCAGCGCGTCTACGATGTCCCGCTGTCGTTCTACAGCTACGCCGCCCACGGCGTGCCCGACGACCACGCAGACACCCATTCCGCGACGATGGAGTACGTGGCCGGCCTCGGTGTCGCCACCACCGCCCAGTCGCCGGCGGGACTGACGATCTGCACCGGCATCGACGAGGTCTACGACGCCGTCACCGCGCTCGGTGCCGGCCGCGGCGACCTCGGGTTCGGCGTCGACGGCGTCGTGATCAAGGCGAACGCCGCCGCCGACCGCGACGCCGCCGGGTTCTCCAGCCGGGCGCCGCGCTGGGGCATCGCCTACAAGTTCCCCGCCGACACCCGCACTACGACGCTGCTCGGCATCGACGTGCAGGTCGGCCGGACCGGCGTCATCACACCCGTCGCACGCCTCGAACCCGTCCAGGTCGGCGGTGTCGTGGTCACGTCGGCGACGCTGCACAACTTCGCCGACCTCGTGCTCAGGGATGTCCGGGTCGGCGACGTCGTCTTCGTCCGCCGGGCTGGCGAGGTCATCCCCGAGATCACCGGTGCCAAGCTCGACCAGCGCCCCGCCGACGCCGTCGCGTTCGAGCCGCCGACCGTGTGCCCCCGCTGCGAGGGCGAGATCGACACGTCACAGAAGCGGTGGCGGTGCGTCCGAGGCCGTGCGTGCGGGGCGAAGGAGGCACTGAGCTACTACGCCAGCCGGGACGCGATGGACATCGAGGGCCTCGGTGACAAGATCATCGTCGCGTTGATCGCAGCTGGGCTCGTCACCGACCCCGCCGACCTCTACGACCTCACCGTGGAGCAGCTCCTGGGCCTGGACCGGATGGGCCAGATCTCGGCGGCCAAGCTCGTCTCCAACATCGAAGCATCCAAGGCCCAGCCGCTGTCGCGGGTCCTGATCGGGCTCGGTCTGCGCATGACCGGCCGTTCCCTGTCGAGGCGGATCGCCCGGCACTTCCACACCATGGAGGCGGTCCAGGCCGCCGGTGTTCAGGACTGGGAGCAGGTCGAGGGCATCGGGCCGGGCCGGGCTGCCGTCGTCGTCGCCGAGGTGCTGGAGGCCGCCCCGACCATCGCGAAACTGGTCGCGCACGGGGTCACGATGACCGAACCCGGCGTCCGCGCCGCCGCCCCTGCCGGTACCTCGGCCGACGCCGCTGACGACCACACCGGGCTGCCCCTTCGGCGTGCCGACGGCACCGCGATGACCGTCGTGGTCACCGGCTCGGTGCCCGGCCTGAGCCGCAACGAGGGCAACGAGGCCGTCGAGCGACTCGGCGGGAAGTCGTCGGGGTCGGTGTCGAAGAAGACCGACCTGGTCGTGGTCGGCGAAGGCGCGGGCTCGAAGGCTGACAAGGCCGCAGAACTCGGCGTGCCGGTCATGCCGGCCGAGACGTTCGCGGCACTGCTCGCCGCTCACAACGCCGGCGACAGCCAGGCGGCCGCGGATCTGCTCGCCGCGGCGCTGCCCGCGAAGTAG